One part of the Mariniblastus fucicola genome encodes these proteins:
- a CDS encoding YihY/virulence factor BrkB family protein — protein sequence MFKKLINLIAVSAERFNENDGLSSSAAIAYYAAFSLPSILLISFSILGFFVEPTDVQGEIGLQVEDAIGEQAVEQLEEIVTSANQPKQNVFSTVVGGLMLLIGATGVLTQLQIALNKVWRVNHGDQRNPWLSMLLKRVLSLGMLLVMAFLLLVSISIRAIVSELGAQLDAVLPAVLSSGMLLVLNQVLSFVFLTTLLTAMFRFMPDVQVPWRSVWFGAFVTAVLFTLGKQLMGLYISYGNPGAVYGAAASLAIILAWVYYASSIVLFGAQLTQTWTTQDFERQR from the coding sequence GTGTTCAAAAAACTGATCAACCTGATCGCGGTCAGCGCCGAGCGATTCAACGAGAACGACGGGCTGTCGAGTTCTGCGGCGATCGCGTACTACGCTGCGTTCTCTCTGCCTTCGATTCTGCTGATCTCATTCTCGATCCTCGGTTTCTTCGTCGAGCCGACTGACGTGCAGGGAGAAATCGGCCTGCAGGTTGAAGACGCGATTGGTGAGCAAGCCGTTGAGCAGCTGGAAGAAATCGTTACCTCCGCCAACCAGCCAAAGCAAAATGTCTTCTCCACCGTGGTCGGCGGTTTGATGCTACTCATCGGAGCGACCGGCGTGCTCACTCAGTTGCAGATCGCGTTAAACAAAGTCTGGAGAGTCAACCATGGCGATCAACGGAATCCGTGGCTGTCGATGTTGCTAAAACGAGTCCTGTCGCTGGGTATGTTGCTTGTCATGGCCTTTCTGCTGCTCGTGTCGATCTCGATTCGAGCCATCGTGTCGGAACTGGGTGCTCAGTTGGACGCGGTTTTGCCAGCCGTGCTTTCCTCGGGCATGCTGCTTGTGTTGAATCAGGTTTTGTCGTTTGTGTTTCTGACGACGCTGCTCACGGCCATGTTTCGCTTCATGCCGGACGTGCAAGTCCCATGGCGTTCCGTTTGGTTTGGAGCCTTCGTCACGGCCGTTCTCTTTACGCTCGGCAAGCAGTTGATGGGGCTGTATATCAGCTACGGAAATCCCGGCGCGGTCTACGGTGCCGCTGCGTCATTGGCAATTATTCTCGCGTGGGTCTACTACGCTTCATCGATTGTCCTGTTTGGGGCGCAGCTGACGCAAACGTGGACGACACAGGATTTTGAGCGTCAGCGTTAG
- a CDS encoding CsbD family protein: MSNAQTIKGDWNQVKGKLQEMWGQLTDDELDKFEGQRDQMIGMIQEKTGAAKEEINKYVESISDSAAAYTQQAMETAREYRDAATEYAQATSAQVRESAEKVAGQISDQAQAGYEEAQRVVRERPAQSLAVSFGVGVLIGVVGGLVLRSR; this comes from the coding sequence ATGTCCAATGCACAAACAATCAAAGGTGACTGGAACCAGGTCAAAGGAAAACTCCAGGAGATGTGGGGCCAACTGACCGATGATGAGCTCGACAAGTTTGAAGGTCAGCGCGATCAAATGATCGGAATGATCCAGGAGAAAACTGGGGCCGCCAAAGAAGAGATTAACAAGTACGTCGAATCCATTTCCGACTCTGCTGCGGCTTACACCCAACAAGCGATGGAAACGGCTCGCGAATATCGGGACGCAGCGACTGAGTACGCTCAGGCGACCAGTGCTCAAGTCCGAGAGTCTGCAGAAAAAGTTGCGGGCCAGATCAGTGACCAGGCTCAAGCCGGATACGAAGAGGCGCAACGCGTTGTTCGTGAACGCCCGGCTCAATCGCTTGCCGTCAGCTTTGGCGTTGGAGTTCTGATCGGCGTCGTCGGTGGGCTTGTTCTGCGATCACGCTAG
- a CDS encoding serine/threonine-protein kinase, with product MKSEETIFAEATELPAAEQAAFVREQCGDDNALQQRIENLLAAHGSMDSFLDHQDLQDTLVRDLKANVGDDIGPYRLLQKLGEGGFGVVFMAEQRHPIRRQVALKVIKPGMDSSAVIARFEAERQALAMMNHPNIARVFDGGTVASGDRPYFVMELVQGVPITEFCDTNSLSTTERLELFVSVCNAVHHAHQKGIIHRDIKPSNVMVTLHDGKPVVKVIDFGVAKALHQRLTEKTMFTQYGMMVGTPQYMSPEQAEMSGLDVDTRSDVYSLAVLLYELMTGVTPLQSETLRAAGYEELQRMIREEEPLKPSQRLSSAGEHLTVLAKHRSISPDRLPREIRGDLDWIVMKGLEKDRRRRYDSANDFAADIQRALDNEPVVAGPPSLWYRSKKFVLRNRSGVATGAAVVALLAAIGFGLAASWNQYAAEKQKDENRLNNAVDQATTAMLSAIELSPSDEHWAKADSLVSHVQGLAVDSSAGSSSRERAEGFLGRYESARRDRKFAFDLEELLIRRATNRDLESWTAMENEFRRIMRDRGYDLDQLSPSELAEEMFDDPSKVKMTDGLELWIATRMELSRLGGPEMAQEEVEQWTDAMCVVDPDPLRTAIRKIIFKTAPADEVSLESIVSSSDLSQFCPRKLSWLSESFDAVGSPNRSDEVQQFALSLHAGDLMLNFEYATALLSQGKYETAIRYFMRCTAIRPKVPGVWRSLASAYLQNGELDAARRALDIAIDLDPQHGTAHLERSKVLLQQESFAAAIASSKTALSLNGDLIDAWRLIGRANMKLKQFSQALVALETYQQKAGDSAMRVEDWLVECRREIGATIDSNATVR from the coding sequence ATGAAATCAGAAGAGACCATCTTCGCGGAAGCCACCGAATTGCCGGCCGCCGAGCAAGCTGCCTTTGTTCGCGAGCAATGCGGTGACGACAACGCGTTGCAGCAGCGAATTGAAAACCTCCTCGCCGCACACGGTAGCATGGATAGTTTCCTCGACCATCAAGACTTGCAGGATACTTTGGTTCGCGATCTCAAAGCCAACGTTGGCGACGACATTGGACCGTATCGGTTGTTGCAAAAGCTCGGTGAAGGCGGGTTTGGCGTCGTGTTCATGGCCGAGCAACGTCATCCGATCCGGCGGCAAGTGGCGTTGAAAGTCATCAAGCCTGGCATGGATTCCAGCGCCGTCATCGCTCGCTTCGAAGCCGAACGACAGGCCCTGGCGATGATGAACCATCCGAATATTGCTCGCGTGTTCGACGGAGGCACCGTTGCCAGTGGCGACCGACCGTACTTTGTGATGGAGCTGGTTCAGGGTGTGCCGATTACCGAATTCTGCGACACGAATTCGCTTTCGACGACCGAGCGGTTGGAGCTGTTTGTGTCGGTCTGCAACGCGGTGCATCACGCCCATCAAAAGGGAATCATTCACCGCGACATCAAGCCCTCCAACGTGATGGTGACGCTTCACGATGGCAAACCGGTCGTCAAGGTGATCGACTTTGGCGTTGCCAAAGCGTTGCACCAACGGCTGACCGAAAAAACGATGTTCACGCAGTACGGCATGATGGTCGGCACGCCGCAATACATGAGCCCGGAACAGGCGGAGATGAGCGGGCTCGATGTCGACACACGTAGCGACGTTTATTCACTCGCGGTGCTGCTTTACGAATTGATGACTGGGGTGACGCCGTTGCAATCGGAGACCTTGCGAGCCGCCGGATATGAAGAGCTTCAGCGAATGATCCGTGAGGAAGAGCCGCTCAAACCGAGCCAGCGTCTGAGTTCGGCGGGTGAGCATCTGACGGTCCTCGCAAAACATCGCAGCATCAGCCCGGATCGGCTTCCCCGGGAAATTCGTGGCGATCTGGACTGGATCGTGATGAAAGGTTTGGAGAAAGATCGCCGCCGACGCTATGATTCGGCCAACGATTTTGCTGCCGACATTCAACGGGCTCTCGACAACGAACCTGTCGTCGCGGGCCCGCCTTCGCTGTGGTATCGCTCCAAAAAGTTCGTCTTGCGAAATCGCAGCGGAGTCGCCACCGGTGCGGCTGTCGTGGCGTTGCTGGCAGCGATCGGATTTGGGTTGGCGGCCAGTTGGAACCAGTACGCGGCCGAAAAACAGAAAGATGAAAACCGCCTCAACAATGCGGTCGACCAAGCAACCACAGCGATGCTTTCGGCGATCGAATTGTCTCCTTCGGATGAGCATTGGGCGAAAGCCGATTCACTCGTTTCTCACGTCCAGGGCTTGGCGGTAGATTCGTCCGCGGGGAGCTCATCGCGTGAACGAGCCGAAGGATTCCTGGGTCGCTACGAATCGGCTCGCAGGGATCGCAAGTTTGCGTTCGACCTGGAGGAGCTGCTGATTCGGCGCGCAACAAATCGTGATCTTGAGAGCTGGACGGCGATGGAGAACGAGTTTCGCCGCATCATGCGCGACCGCGGCTATGATCTCGACCAGCTTTCGCCAAGCGAACTTGCCGAGGAAATGTTTGACGACCCATCGAAAGTCAAGATGACGGACGGACTGGAGCTGTGGATCGCGACGCGTATGGAACTTTCCAGGCTTGGCGGACCCGAAATGGCTCAGGAAGAGGTCGAGCAGTGGACTGATGCGATGTGTGTCGTTGATCCCGATCCGTTGCGAACGGCGATCCGCAAAATTATTTTCAAAACTGCTCCAGCGGATGAAGTTTCGTTGGAAAGCATCGTTTCCAGTAGCGATTTGTCGCAATTTTGTCCTCGAAAGTTGTCGTGGCTCTCGGAGTCGTTTGACGCTGTTGGTTCGCCGAATCGATCCGACGAAGTGCAACAGTTCGCGCTGTCGCTACACGCCGGGGATTTGATGCTGAACTTTGAATACGCGACGGCGCTGTTGTCGCAAGGCAAGTACGAAACGGCAATTCGATACTTCATGCGTTGCACAGCGATTCGGCCCAAAGTGCCTGGCGTATGGCGATCTCTTGCGTCGGCGTATCTGCAAAACGGCGAATTGGACGCGGCGCGCCGAGCGCTCGACATCGCTATCGACCTTGATCCGCAGCACGGTACGGCTCACCTCGAGCGATCGAAAGTGTTGCTTCAGCAGGAAAGCTTCGCGGCCGCGATCGCGTCGTCAAAAACGGCGCTTTCCCTTAACGGAGACCTGATTGACGCCTGGCGACTGATCGGGCGGGCCAACATGAAGCTGAAGCAGTTCAGTCAGGCCCTGGTCGCGTTGGAAACGTATCAGCAAAAGGCGGGCGACTCGGCAATGCGAGTGGAAGACTGGCTGGTAGAATGTCGGCGAGAAATTGGAGCCACGATTGATTCGAATGCAACGGTTCGTTAG
- a CDS encoding zinc-binding dehydrogenase translates to MDANYAFELNSSSREFHKRPISIPKLETGQVLIEVTCCTICGSDLHTFCGRRDAPEGCVLGHEIIGKVAAWGGSSTPSDFHGSPLAKGDRVTWAMAVGCGECFFCNRKMGQKCESIFKYGHEPRGTGAPTGGLSDYCVLVPGTPIFRVPDSLSDEVACPANCATATVSAATRLIAETHRIEGSNVLVIGAGMLGLTATAQLTDAKAANVVVADVDSDRLALARKFGATECVSTSNKADLENLTGSLTQQRGFDIVLDFAGVHAAVLTALDSVRTGGCVLLAGSVFKTEPIPLLPETVVRKMLTIRGLHNYLAEDLAFGLRFLESAQTRYPFESLVSRTFLLDETQDAFEFARDQRPIRVAVRPSGNVIQNDD, encoded by the coding sequence ATGGACGCCAACTACGCTTTCGAATTGAACTCCAGCTCTCGGGAGTTTCATAAACGTCCGATCTCGATTCCGAAACTTGAAACCGGTCAGGTTCTGATCGAAGTCACATGCTGCACGATATGCGGAAGCGACTTGCATACTTTCTGCGGACGGCGAGACGCACCAGAAGGATGTGTTCTGGGCCATGAAATCATCGGTAAAGTCGCCGCCTGGGGAGGAAGCTCAACTCCCTCTGATTTCCATGGCAGCCCGTTGGCGAAAGGCGATCGCGTGACATGGGCGATGGCTGTTGGTTGTGGTGAGTGCTTCTTCTGCAATCGAAAGATGGGGCAAAAATGCGAATCAATTTTCAAATATGGACACGAACCGCGTGGGACGGGCGCTCCAACCGGAGGGCTATCGGACTATTGCGTTCTGGTGCCAGGAACGCCGATCTTTCGGGTTCCCGATTCGCTGTCGGATGAAGTCGCCTGTCCTGCGAACTGTGCGACGGCGACAGTTTCCGCGGCAACACGTTTGATTGCAGAAACGCACAGGATCGAAGGCAGCAACGTGCTTGTCATCGGAGCAGGAATGCTCGGGCTCACCGCGACGGCTCAACTGACTGACGCCAAAGCAGCAAACGTGGTGGTTGCGGACGTGGATTCCGATCGACTCGCTTTGGCGCGAAAGTTCGGTGCAACTGAATGTGTTTCGACAAGCAACAAGGCGGATTTGGAAAATCTGACCGGCTCGCTGACGCAGCAACGCGGCTTCGACATCGTCCTGGACTTCGCCGGCGTCCACGCTGCAGTCCTCACAGCGTTGGACTCGGTTCGCACTGGCGGCTGTGTCCTGCTAGCCGGATCGGTCTTCAAAACCGAACCGATTCCGCTTCTCCCAGAAACCGTCGTTCGCAAAATGTTGACGATTCGTGGTCTGCATAATTATCTGGCCGAAGACCTTGCGTTCGGGTTGCGTTTCCTCGAATCTGCCCAGACTCGATATCCGTTTGAGAGCCTCGTCTCCCGAACTTTTTTGCTTGACGAGACTCAAGATGCTTTCGAGTTTGCCCGTGACCAACGTCCGATTCGCGTCGCGGTTCGACCATCCGGAAACGTGATCCAAAACGACGATTGA
- a CDS encoding DUF4437 domain-containing protein has translation MNINNSLRTFLSVAMLFGIQTIASAQVATSTEPQNASTSTVEIVTAKDINWQALNPKRGDKGPRAGTLWGDQTGDQASGFLVKFVDGFSSPPHIHNITYRGIVLEGNVHNDDPAAKPMWMTKGSYWTQPAGEVHITSSAGASVAYVEIQSGPYLVMPPESAFDRGERPINIDASNVMWLDAANTTWIKTGTTDKATPQLAYLFGNPNDDQPNGSYVKLPAGFSGTIKSNGKTFRAVVIEGQTSIKAGDETKSLLAGSYFGSDGEASHQVSCDAECLVYVRSEGKFEVICD, from the coding sequence ATGAATATCAACAACTCACTTCGAACCTTTCTATCAGTCGCAATGCTTTTTGGTATTCAAACCATCGCATCAGCTCAGGTCGCAACCAGCACGGAACCTCAAAACGCATCAACCAGCACGGTTGAAATCGTGACTGCCAAGGACATCAACTGGCAGGCTCTGAATCCAAAACGCGGTGACAAAGGCCCGCGAGCGGGAACGTTGTGGGGCGACCAAACCGGTGACCAGGCGTCTGGCTTTTTGGTCAAGTTCGTCGATGGTTTTTCATCGCCGCCGCACATTCACAACATCACCTATCGCGGCATCGTCCTCGAAGGCAATGTGCACAATGACGATCCGGCCGCCAAGCCAATGTGGATGACGAAAGGATCGTATTGGACTCAGCCTGCAGGCGAAGTTCACATCACGTCGTCCGCCGGAGCCAGCGTTGCCTATGTCGAAATCCAGTCTGGCCCTTACCTTGTCATGCCGCCAGAGTCAGCTTTTGATCGTGGCGAACGTCCAATCAACATCGACGCATCCAACGTAATGTGGCTCGACGCAGCCAACACGACCTGGATCAAAACAGGAACCACCGACAAAGCAACTCCTCAGTTGGCTTACCTTTTTGGCAATCCGAACGACGACCAGCCGAACGGTTCTTACGTCAAACTCCCTGCCGGATTCTCGGGAACAATCAAGAGCAACGGCAAAACGTTTCGGGCCGTGGTGATCGAGGGGCAGACATCAATCAAGGCCGGCGATGAAACAAAGTCGCTGCTCGCAGGAAGCTACTTCGGCTCCGACGGCGAGGCATCGCATCAGGTTTCATGTGACGCCGAATGCCTGGTCTATGTTCGCAGCGAAGGCAAATTCGAAGTCATCTGCGACTAG
- a CDS encoding SDR family oxidoreductase, producing MNGKVVLITGANRGIGKVILEESLRRGASKVYAAVRNLDSADSLIEAHGERVVAVLVDLNDPDSIVAASKTASDVDVVVNNAGVMHTSDPLDVDAMDNLLDEFNANVGGLIRIAQAFAPVLKANGGGSLVQLNSVASVKASARFATYCASKAASYSITQGLSETLREQGTHVVSVHPGPILTDMAQSAGFGDFASPPVLVAEAIFEAIENRRFHAWVGPLAQLVSQRYQTFSDKVIEGDMSVLRNEAFGIGEPKTSQDSAGALS from the coding sequence ATGAATGGCAAAGTTGTGCTGATCACCGGAGCCAATCGCGGCATCGGAAAAGTCATCCTGGAAGAATCGCTCCGCCGCGGAGCGTCGAAAGTCTATGCGGCCGTCCGCAATCTGGATTCAGCCGATTCGCTGATCGAAGCACACGGCGAGCGAGTCGTCGCAGTTTTGGTTGACCTCAACGATCCCGATTCGATTGTTGCCGCATCCAAAACGGCCTCCGACGTCGATGTTGTCGTTAACAATGCGGGCGTGATGCACACCAGCGATCCGCTTGACGTCGACGCGATGGACAACTTGCTCGACGAGTTCAACGCCAACGTGGGCGGGCTGATTCGCATCGCCCAGGCATTTGCTCCCGTGCTCAAAGCAAACGGAGGTGGATCTCTGGTACAGCTCAATAGCGTTGCGTCTGTCAAAGCTTCCGCCAGGTTCGCGACCTACTGTGCGTCCAAAGCCGCCAGCTACTCGATCACGCAAGGGTTGAGTGAAACTTTGCGAGAGCAAGGCACGCATGTCGTCAGCGTTCACCCGGGTCCGATCTTGACCGACATGGCACAGTCCGCTGGCTTTGGTGATTTCGCATCCCCGCCGGTTCTGGTCGCCGAAGCCATCTTCGAAGCTATCGAAAACCGACGCTTTCACGCTTGGGTCGGGCCGCTGGCTCAGCTCGTCAGCCAACGATATCAGACCTTCAGCGATAAAGTCATCGAAGGAGATATGTCGGTGCTTCGAAACGAAGCGTTCGGCATCGGAGAACCAAAGACATCGCAGGATTCAGCAGGAGCTTTGTCATGA
- a CDS encoding ECF-type sigma factor, with amino-acid sequence MKQITQILDALDSGDSAAAKDLLPLVYDELRRLAAARLNNERADHSLQATALVHEAWMRVVGDAADDRKWNSRGHFFGAAAEAMRRILIDHARAAKAAKRGGDRQRIELDTWNHPAASEPEKLLALDEALEKLQQQDSVKAELVKLRFFAGLTIKEAAAALEISTATAERSWAYSRAWLKTEMQ; translated from the coding sequence TTGAAACAGATCACGCAAATTCTGGACGCACTTGACTCTGGCGATTCCGCTGCGGCGAAGGATCTGTTGCCTCTGGTCTATGACGAGCTTCGTCGTTTGGCGGCTGCGAGATTGAACAACGAACGCGCCGATCACTCGCTGCAGGCGACGGCTTTGGTGCATGAAGCCTGGATGCGGGTCGTCGGTGACGCGGCAGACGATCGGAAGTGGAATTCGCGAGGTCACTTTTTCGGCGCCGCTGCAGAAGCGATGCGCCGGATCCTGATCGATCATGCGCGGGCAGCAAAAGCAGCCAAACGTGGCGGTGATCGGCAGCGAATTGAGCTCGACACGTGGAACCATCCCGCCGCGTCTGAGCCGGAGAAGTTGTTGGCGCTCGACGAAGCACTGGAGAAGTTGCAGCAGCAGGATTCGGTCAAAGCAGAGCTGGTCAAGCTTCGCTTTTTCGCTGGACTGACGATCAAGGAGGCCGCTGCGGCTCTTGAAATCTCCACAGCCACCGCGGAGCGTTCGTGGGCTTATTCGCGAGCCTGGCTGAAGACGGAAATGCAGTAA
- a CDS encoding AI-2E family transporter, translated as MSAAKPTAKFRSNVAALEDERKYHLADSDGDPLERSAILNRDSDGELAECSSLTSARKALLPTAAACVIVLACLAIVYSLYFSKAVMLPIVGAFLLNFLLSPVVAKLNKIGIPNFVGSLGVMFVVVGGMLIALLFAYQPATRWLENKEENLNIVGQKLQTLRQPLDAVQQMSDQLEEIGAKKTPANDESKNVADSTKTSGVTLGDEVASRTSATVGTGSQNPESAATEAQSASETEEEGEPVKAVIPVEVQQPSISNRIFSTTGDLLAGVGLMLVLVFYLLSAGDRGLEKLVELMPTFREKKRVVELSRAIEESVSAYLLTTLSINFVLGLVIGIGMWLIGMPNPILWGVVAMLLNFFPFLGAAGGAILVFLVAVISFDSIAYALWAPGIYLAANLLEANLITPHLLSRSVSLHPVWLMIFFVVVSWIWGLGGAIIAVPVLAVIKISCDHIEPLEPVGQFLGR; from the coding sequence ATGTCTGCTGCAAAACCTACAGCCAAGTTTCGCTCGAACGTCGCGGCGCTCGAGGACGAAAGAAAATATCACCTCGCGGACAGCGACGGCGATCCGCTGGAACGGTCGGCGATCCTTAACAGGGATAGCGATGGTGAGTTGGCTGAATGTTCCAGCCTGACATCCGCGCGAAAAGCACTTTTGCCCACCGCAGCAGCATGCGTCATCGTGTTGGCCTGCCTTGCGATCGTGTACTCGTTGTACTTCAGCAAAGCCGTGATGCTCCCGATCGTGGGTGCGTTTCTGCTGAACTTTCTGCTCAGTCCTGTCGTCGCCAAGCTCAATAAAATTGGAATCCCGAACTTTGTTGGTTCGCTGGGCGTGATGTTCGTTGTCGTCGGAGGCATGTTGATCGCATTGCTGTTCGCCTATCAGCCCGCGACGCGTTGGCTCGAAAACAAAGAAGAAAACCTCAACATTGTTGGTCAAAAACTGCAGACGCTCAGGCAACCGCTGGATGCTGTCCAACAAATGTCGGACCAACTGGAAGAGATTGGCGCGAAGAAAACCCCGGCAAACGATGAGAGCAAGAATGTAGCGGACTCGACGAAAACCAGCGGCGTGACTTTGGGTGACGAAGTAGCGTCGAGGACGTCTGCCACCGTAGGAACCGGCAGTCAGAACCCGGAAAGTGCGGCAACGGAGGCTCAGTCGGCGTCTGAAACGGAAGAAGAAGGCGAACCTGTGAAGGCTGTGATTCCAGTCGAAGTTCAACAGCCAAGTATCTCCAATCGAATCTTTTCCACCACCGGCGACCTGCTCGCGGGAGTCGGGTTGATGCTGGTGTTGGTTTTCTATTTGCTTTCCGCTGGAGATCGCGGACTGGAAAAATTGGTGGAGTTGATGCCGACGTTTCGCGAGAAGAAACGGGTCGTCGAACTTTCCAGAGCGATTGAAGAAAGCGTTTCGGCCTATCTGTTGACAACGCTCTCGATCAACTTCGTGCTCGGTTTGGTGATTGGAATCGGCATGTGGTTGATCGGAATGCCGAACCCGATTCTGTGGGGCGTCGTGGCGATGCTGCTGAACTTTTTTCCGTTTCTTGGCGCCGCAGGCGGAGCGATTCTGGTGTTTCTGGTCGCAGTCATCTCATTTGATTCGATCGCGTATGCCTTGTGGGCACCTGGAATCTATCTGGCTGCAAATCTTCTCGAAGCCAACCTCATCACGCCTCATCTGCTCAGCCGTAGCGTCAGTCTGCATCCGGTTTGGCTAATGATTTTCTTTGTGGTCGTGTCGTGGATTTGGGGTTTGGGAGGAGCCATCATCGCCGTTCCCGTTCTCGCGGTTATCAAAATTTCGTGTGACCACATCGAACCGCTGGAACCCGTCGGACAATTTTTAGGCAGGTAG
- a CDS encoding sulfite exporter TauE/SafE family protein — translation MKEKMFSSARSAMLLIVFLSIIFLATSQIASANPNLAQDVANAADGLSGNWLLTILIVAVIAFVAGVVHSGIGFGFGIVAIGVMPLVIDARQTQLLVSLLAIPVQIGTVWAYRRGFAWRPLLYAFAGAIIGLPLGLWLFKSINLDWLTRGTGVVILFMVAWSFWVRRLASRRAAENEIDSSTEQSEPTVNPVTTFGVGLVSGFLMGAVTMPGPPVVAWAMQQDWSQERFKAFVNQFLLALTIFKVAALFITAEVGQQIITESLLIFPAALIGIAVGKKFSERLSAGSFRTLVAVGLSIVAVLLITKGSG, via the coding sequence ATGAAAGAGAAAATGTTTTCTTCCGCCAGGTCTGCGATGCTGCTGATCGTTTTCCTGTCGATCATCTTTCTTGCCACCAGCCAAATCGCGTCCGCGAATCCGAATTTGGCTCAGGATGTCGCCAACGCTGCTGACGGGCTCAGCGGAAACTGGCTGCTTACCATCTTGATCGTCGCGGTCATCGCCTTTGTTGCCGGCGTCGTTCACAGTGGAATTGGATTCGGATTTGGCATCGTGGCGATCGGAGTCATGCCGCTGGTAATTGACGCGCGCCAAACTCAACTGCTGGTCAGCCTGCTGGCGATCCCGGTGCAGATTGGAACTGTTTGGGCCTATCGTCGCGGCTTCGCATGGCGGCCATTGTTGTATGCGTTCGCCGGAGCCATCATCGGGTTGCCGCTGGGGCTGTGGCTGTTCAAATCGATCAACCTTGACTGGCTGACACGAGGAACGGGTGTCGTGATTCTGTTCATGGTCGCGTGGTCGTTTTGGGTTCGGCGACTGGCCAGCCGTCGCGCTGCGGAAAATGAGATCGATTCATCCACTGAGCAGTCTGAGCCGACCGTCAATCCAGTCACGACTTTTGGTGTCGGGCTTGTTTCCGGATTCCTGATGGGCGCCGTGACGATGCCCGGCCCTCCCGTGGTCGCGTGGGCGATGCAACAGGACTGGAGCCAGGAACGATTCAAGGCTTTCGTGAATCAGTTCCTGTTGGCGTTAACGATTTTCAAGGTCGCGGCCCTGTTTATTACCGCAGAAGTCGGACAGCAGATCATCACCGAATCGTTGCTGATCTTCCCGGCGGCACTGATCGGCATCGCGGTCGGCAAGAAGTTCAGCGAACGTCTGTCGGCCGGAAGCTTCCGCACATTGGTCGCCGTCGGGCTTTCCATCGTCGCCGTATTACTGATCACCAAAGGCTCGGGTTAG